A stretch of DNA from Kwoniella mangroviensis CBS 8507 chromosome 1 map unlocalized Ctg01, whole genome shotgun sequence:
TCAAATCCACTCTGACCAAAGAGCATCGTTTCTCTCATACTTCCAATCCCAAGATCTTTATCCGAGTAGCAGGATACCATGACATCCAGACTATCTCGCGATTTCCCAGCATCCAATTACCCACCGAATTATCgacaatcatcatataccaaTCCCTACAACGACGCACCACCACGTAATTCGCTGTACtatgaagatggggaagatgCCGACGAGCCATTTGATGTCAGGGCGGATTTCGACGGAGTAGGTCCGAAATGGAGTGAGAGGAATGGGccgaagaaggaaggtagtGTTAGGAGTGGTGGGGCTTTGGGAATGggtatgatggatgatgcgatgtgagttgatcaaattgaaagTCGTTCGTCTGGAAATAGCTGATGATTGGCCATAGGTATCAGCCTGTATCTACGCATGTCGCTCCCTCTGCATATGGCGACAACAATAAGAGCGCGGCAAGTagggaggagatgatatcgGTACCTATGCTAGGTCCAGAGTGAGTGACACATAATCTCGTTGGGCGCGGCGCCGTGAATACTAAACGTTTGTATCCACATCCAGATGGCAGAAATCCGAATTACACGAACTATCACGCCGTGGTCAAGCTGAACTTCGAGGTGATAAACGTAGTAAAGCATGGAAAGAATGGACGAGGGATCAAAGGGGATTATGCGGTATCAAATGGTTGACTAGGAAGGTATTGGTTTTTATCATATTTGCATTTCTAGCAGCGTGAGTCCCGTCAAGTTGTCGATCGTATGGTCAAAAGCGAAGAGAGCGAAGGGACACTAAATCATGGTGTTCGTAGCCTGGGCATAACGCTCTTCTTCGTTATACCTAGAGTACCGAACTTTGAATTTTACAAGGAATCACCTTTTACAGTTGATAATTCGACCGTATCGTTCAATAGAGTACCGACAAATTTCTCTTTTGCTGGAACTCTCAATCTATACGGTGAGTAGCTCTTCCCTAGCTCCTATAGTTTGAGGAGTTTGGATGAGtgctcatcttctttttgaTGTACGTTTCAGGTGACGGATCGGGCTCATACCTCCCCATTCACTTTACATCCCTCCAAGCTACACTGTACGATGAGACGACCAATAAAGCTATAGCGAAAGGAGATTGGGGTAATCATTATATGGATCataaagatcaacaacccGTACAGCTTCCTGTCAATTTCGAGTATAGTGCGTTGAACACTTCGGATACTACCTGTGAGTGGAATGCTCACTTCTTGGGGTTTATCGAAAAATCCAAGGgatagaggaagaaaggtagaaggaaagggagaatTGAAGGCGGAGAGGGCggatggtagatgaagtGGGACCGCGCAGAGAGGGGGACAAAAGACAaggacgaagagatgaacaagagtGGGAGAGCaggaagaagcgaaggaGAGAGAATAGCAatgggaaggagaaaaagagcACGCTGACATGTTGATTCAGGGAACGACATGTATCAAGCTTGTGGACATAAATGGACGGGAACGACTAGACCAGGTGAGTATTGTACATTTCTGCTCCTCCCAACATCTACTGATCCATTTCATTTCGTAGATCTCAAATTACGTCTGGTGCTCAAGATGGGTATCGTAGGATTGACGAATAAACCCGAAATGTCTACCCAGATCAGCGACGTGGAATGTCCGTTTGAGCTCGGCACAAATAGTGTATGATGGGAAAAGAGCGAAGAAAGCAGGGTgaaaatgataatgataatttcATTATCTTACCATATCGGACAATGTGATTCTAttttcaatcccatctccaGTCTCTATCCAACTTGTTGTTCAATAATAAGGTATTTGCCATATCATTCTATATGCATGCGTTCTACTCTTTGTATCATGCTGGAGTGCACATGCAGTACAATCTGAGTGTGCTTCTTGATGAGTTATCCGAAACGCCCACAGTAATTCACCTCCATCTTGATCAGGCGGTCAGTGCGTCTTTGTGTACCGTGCGTGCAGGATAGTaattgatatcgatctcttTAAAGACTATCACGTCCTGTATCTGTCACTTCTCGTCTTCGTATCCTCTCAACTCTACTTCTCAGCGTGAACGGGATCAGTATTACTCCTCGCCAACCTCAGGACTATACCACACcctcacctccttcctctcttcaaacTCGATTGCAAGATGACCCCTGCTCTCTGTACCGTACCAGACGTTCTCGCCATCAACAGGATCCTACGATCCTCCTTCACTTATTCGGATCTCCTCTCAGCAGTCAACGGTCTAGTGTCAGGTCAAGGATACAGATACGTCACAGCACGTCGGCCCACCAAATCAAATCCAGTATTCACCATCCAATGTGACCATCATGGTAAGaagacttcttcttcttccttcaaatCGGACTGTAaacatcaaatcaccttcaagtCTGGCCATTCTTTGTTCATCCAGCCCAGGTCGTTCTGGAAGATTGATTGGGATTTAACCTCTGGCGATCCTAGTAGTAGAAACGATAAGTTCATAGACCATAATCATGGTCCGAAGAGTGCCCATCCTGTaagtaaagggaaaggtaaaggtaaattgaagagaagagccaaaaggaaagatgaatatgagaCAGAAACGGATtcagatggatgggatgaggaagaagagcgataCGAAGTGAGTAATATGGTATTGCAACGTACATGCCTATTCACTGTCCCGTCGGACTAAGCTGACTACGCTTTGCATATTTCAAGCTTCGTTCGGAGACGGAATGGACCACCTCTCGCTCTTCTTCACTATCTTCTACCTCCACTCCGACACCTCACAGACCTAGTCCTCCCTCTACCGCTTCCACTTCTCGCTCACAATCATCTATGCAAACCCGAAGCTCTGCCAGAGCGAAAGCCAAAGGTCCAAATACCATGTCAGGACAGGTTGTCATCATTGAAGACTACGATGAGCTGATAGGAGCGGAAACCAAGAGTCAAATCAATAccagctcttcttcttcagcgcAGAAGAGCGATACTGCCAGCAACTCTGCTTCGAATATCTCTCAAGGAAGTTCATCAAAGTCCCCTAGAAATTTAATTTCTACTGACAATAATGGTACTTCTACTTCACTCAAAGATAGTACTCCTACTCTATCTCAAGATACGGTCAAACCGACTGACAGAGTGAATCCTACTCATCCTCCCCTCTCAAATGCAAGTCAGAGCGGACCTTCAAGCTCTCCAAATGATTCGAAAATATCTACCCCCACATTTACTAACGATGCTAACCATGAGCAGATCTGCGAGATTGCAAGACTTCGCGAAGAGAATGAACAACTCAAGATCGGAATTCAAGTGGAGACTACGAAATGcaaagaagcggaagaagtTCAAACACGCCTGAAGACTCTTCTTTCACAGGAGGAGAGAGCAAGGAGGGAAGCTCAAGAGCAAAGCCGGAAATTGCAATCAACGATCAACGAGCTCAAGGAACAACTCAAACAATTGAAAGACGACCTCTATGCCGAAAGATTCCAGAAGAATGCTTTGAAGAGCGATATaaaagagttggaagagcGGGTCACGATACTGGGCGGTCGGCTCAAGACTGAAAAATCAGAAACAGCGATACTAAAAGCGGATTATCgcaaaaaggaagaagagaataatTTACTGACGAGAAAAAATAAATTGctgattgagaagatggaatctGGAAAAGGTAGATGTAATGATATTCGACTTCAGGTCCAACTCAACGATAGTGAAAACTTACAAAAAGACTTGGACGAATCAAGAgctgaaaatgaaaaatTGAAAGTGGAATATGAGATCTTGAAAATCGAAAAAGAAGCATTCCGCTCGAAGATTGAAAGgctggaaaaggagaagaaagacctAAGAACTGCGAATGACGATATCAAACGAAGTCATCGAGCTAAAAAGCAATTGGAAGAGCTTGAGAAGTCGCAAGCGGAGAGATCGAGAAAACGGCAAGAGGAACAAAAGAAaagagctgaagaggaattgaagagaaaacgagcagatgagatggaagaggaggaggcgGAGAGGACAAAGCGGAAACTACTAGAAGATATAAGGAAGGGGGAAGATAGGTGTAAGGAGTAAGGATCGTCTGACTTACCATCGTTTACTGATTTAAATTGCCTTTACGGTACTGATTCTAATGATCCGTCCGTAAATATACTATTTCCATCAAGTTGTATTGTGCGTTACCCAGTCCCACTATTATCataatgatcatcatcaccatcatgcaTATATTGTACATGTTTCGCATCTTGGGTATAACCACAGTGCATACATTTTACTACTATAACGAGGTATCAAACCCTAATTCACCTAATCGAAAACCAAAACCTATTCATCTCTCCTTATTACTGGACATACACGACCAGCCATCCTACAGCTAGACATCCCAAGAGCGTGACCGAAAGGGTGAAAGTTGAGGAAGTAGAACTGTTTTGAGGAGCATCAGGAATGACTgcttttcctccttcttgacCATCGCTGCTGGATCCATCGGGGATCGAAGCTGACGTGGAATCTGCTGTCGAAGGTATCGATGAAGTTGTAGTGGGTTTATTTGATTTGGTACTGTTGGTAacggaagaagtggaagtaggataaaggatttgatcgatgatcttaTATCATTGAAAACATCAGTAAGTGATTCACCAAGACAGGTAAAGAAATGAATTCAACTCACATGCATCACTCCATTATTCAACGTAATATCACTTCTTACTATCTTAGCCTCTACTTCCCCACATATCACCGAACTAGACCCATCTTGATTATACTGTATAGTCAAACTCTCTCCTGATTCGACGGGTAACTCGAAAGTGGAAGGTTGAATCCACATAGGTGAGAAGAGCGAATAGGACGTTGTGAACTGATTACAAGGTCAATAAGCATAGGAACACACCTGGTACGTGCAGCTCTTGTAACAGTAAAATTGCCACTACACTCACATGATTACCGATCATCTCCGGTGCTTTGCTTTCATCTACCATCAAGTCCTTCACCTCGTCGTTCCAAACCGAATCGAGGGATACGAATATGGTAAATCCACCTTCTGACAGTTGCTCGACGTCTGACGATTTACCAATCACTTGTAGAGCGGAGGACATATTGGTAAGACCTGGTGCTTGAAGAGCGGTAGACAACGATGGAGGGAATGATAGGACCTGGAGTATATATTCAGCGAAAAGCTATCATATCTATTAAAGAGATAGAAGGATGATGTAGACGAGCGAGTCTTATCGTGtagtcactcacctgatcaatgGGTAATATAAACAAATTATCTAataatccacctgaaccacTCAGATCTAAAGGTCCCGACGTAGAAGTAGCGTTACCCCACCATCCATTTACTATAACCGAATCATCATTCCCTCGTTCAAGTACCATCGCCTGGTACGCATTGGATTGTATATCAGTCGAGTTGAGCTCGTTGGCTAATAGCAAAGAAGTCGCTGCTACGGCATGCCCAGATTGCGGTATTTGATCGTACGTCCATTCACCTGAACATATCATTAAAATCATTACCGTCATCCCTTTCGCTCTTAGTACCTCAGAGAGGGATAGAtctgctcaccttgaagtAAATGTAATTCACCCAATTCCGTGCCCCAATCTTCCGTCAACCCTTCAAATGGACTTACGATCCCACTTTCCTGAAAAGCGTCATTGGTCGGAACTAAGACCGTCAACTTCTGTCCAGAGTTATACAAATCATGTAAGAattcatatcccatatctgTTTCTGACCAATGTACGATCAGTTGTTCGAATGTCGTCAGTCCATTAGCGAAGAGGACATCCATCATCGATGTTAGGTATTCGGTTAGAGATCCATCGGGACAGATTATATCGGTATCTAGCTGAGCGGATGAAGTTGGAAATAGTATCGATAGGATTGTGAGGAAGGGTATGATTGATAATTGCATCTTGAAGGACAAGATAGAGGATGGTGATTGATTATTGTTGATTTACAGGTTTTGTTGAATTTACGTTGATTCTAAAAGAATGTATGCctcgttctcctcttcagTCCATATGGTATGTCGATTCGCTTGGTCTATTTCTTTGATTTACACTATTTTATAGGATATTTATGGTATACTCGTCAGTCTTCAACGTCAAACAACGAACTACGACAAGGATGATGACTCTCAGCCACTGCGATATACCATCCCCAGCGACATTTCCCTCCAAAACGAATCCAGTTGAGTGACGAGAGCAGCacaaaggatgatatcctttTACCTGCGTCTGAATCAGGACAGAAAATCAAAGGATGACTCGATGAAATGTAATGAGACGAATTTGGTGAAACATCCTttgggtgagatgggatggtttCATGGCAATTACCAGATTGAGTTGTCGGTCTTCGATAGTCGAGAGTCAGTATGATATCCAGGATGTTTGGCAAGAATAAGGATGGCAGGATCCCGGAGGGCATGAGTAAAGGATACATTACCATGAGATACAAcgtgatatgatatcttcagctttgcATCTACAGCTTggcatctctcttcttcccacctgCAAAAGGACATCCACCACCAGAAGGTTGAGCGGTCTGATCAAGCGGTTTACCTTCTCTAGCAGATTTCTTGACCAACTGAGCGAATCCAGTATCGTCCCTTGCTACTCCGAGTTCTGTATCGCACTTCATCAGCTACCTGGATCCTTGGGATTAAATGCGATAGCTCACCTATGAGTTTGGCAAACGCCATTGAGAAatctttgaagaagagatcctGATCTGCTGCATACTTCTCTACCCATGGTTTGAACTTGGGATCCTGTACCAATGCCATCTATGAGAAATGTCAGCTATCCATTATCAATGCTTGACAACATGAACGAGCAGCTCACATCGGTTGGAagcatcatcaacttcgtACCAGCGACCGTAGCTTCGTACCTGTCGGGTTGTACCGTCAGCGATCTATCGTTGCAAGCTGGTCAAACCGATGCAAATACTCACTGAAATGGCCCATCCCACTGCCTAGGCTTCCAGATATCTCGCAACAATAATTTATAGTATTGGTTGGAGAATCGAATGGGATTTACTACCCATTGTCTACACTCCCTAATCAGCCAAATACACCACTTCTGCTCACAGTCAATTTACCCTTCGAAACCACTTCGATCTTCATGGCATCGACCTGAAAGCATTGATAAGCTGTCGTACATACAATATCGGAAACGTAGAGCTTACCCAGAGCATGTGCACCTGAAAGAGCTACTATCTCCCGATCTGAGAATCCCATCCTTCCAAATACTTCCCTTATATGATCCGCGCCAAGAGCACCATCAGGTAGTCTGGTGAATCATATTCATAAGCTAAGATCGTAACGGTCGAGCAATAAGATTTTTGCTCACCTCTCACTTATATCTCCCCTATGTTCAGCTGCCGCTTCAGCAGTTGAGTAGTCCGTCCTTCCTGGTTCCCAAGGTATCTTAGGTCCTCCCATATCTTCAATTGCTGTTATTCCGGCGAGGGCTGTGAATAGTAATAATATCAGCCTATGCTTTCCAGGGGAGGATGGCGAGAAACCCATTCTACTCCAAGAGTATCTAATGACTTACTCCACAGATCCGCATGTGATAACCACGGATTGGCAGCTTGGATAGGCAGACAGAACGATATGGCGTGATGTAAGCCTGCATTGGCTGGGTCCACCGACTATAGAAGAGCGATATGTCAGCTATCTGACTGCCCATTTTCAGGCAAGCCACGCAGCTTACCTCTGGAGGAAATCGCATCCCGGCtctatgtatatatcatcagctgttATGCGCGAACAAACAATGAGAGGCATGTGCAGCTCACCCGTTGGATCCTCCAGTATGCTGGATCCGTGGAAGTGTATCAGCTTTTATGCCCTCCCTCTTGGGGTTATTGGCTAGCTGCTTACCTCAACCAAGCTGAAATTACCTGACGCATGCCATGCCAACCTATATTTGCCATCAGCCTGAATCCCGAGGTCATTGAGGTGGGAAACGGATACCCACCGCACTAACACTGGTCcagctgatccatcatcatatccCGGCTGCTTCATGATCTTTCTGACCTGCTCTCGGATACCTGCCGACAAGAGTATTGACGCCATCAGCAGCAATCGGTGATCGACGAATAGGCGAACTCACCATCGTAATCTCCTTCCTTGACGGCTGCCATTGTGACTTCCGATCAGATATTCTATGTTCTATGCTAGCGTGCGAGCTTgatatatatgctgatgtatgTTACCAATAGACTGGACGTGAAGGAGAGCGAAGGAGAAAGTAAAGAAGACCTGAgttgttgatcttttgatTCGACCAATTCCATTCAGTCTTCAGCTTTCATTACGGCTATCCCAAATACAAGTATAACCGGGATGTTGAGATCGAAGGACGGCGACAGATAAAGTAACATCTGAAATGCTAGGTACTGTTCATGCATGGCAAGGGGTCATTCGGTCCTCATAACGGTAATGAAGAGCGGAAGGGGAGGAGCGAGGGTATGAGGAGCAGGGAGAAGGAGAGCGATATGGTCATGCATTGTTCATTGGGTTACAAACAGATCACGCTCTTCTTTCCCGCCGATTGAGGTGTCCGCTGTCCCACAGACGGAGAGCGATTTGCTCACCGCACACTTGCTCCAAGATGACATCAAGCGCTCACGCTCTCCTATCCACATATCCACATATGCGATATGCGTGTTCTCGTCATGGAGAGCGAGCAACGGAGAGCGTGTACAACCAGGTCATGAAGTGCGACATCACATCATGAACACCGGTTACATAACCGAGCTGACGATGAATATTCACCACATGCATTTATTGCGATTTATCCCGAACACTGCTGGGTGCACTGGCTGTTGACGAGGAcgagatgagagatgagcaTCCTAAAACGTCATGGAAAGCGAGATTCATCCGTTGCTTGTGCTTAGCAATATCTATCTCCAATAGCATCGAGTACACCGCTCACGTAGAGCATATACATCACCTGTCACAGTGAGTGAGATACCGACTTCTAGCCAAGCAAAGCCGATCAGAGTAGTAATAGCACTTTTCGATTCAGGTCTTCCCACATTCAATTCGTAGATTAGATTAGAAGAGCAAGATACGATGTCAGCTTTACCCAAGCGTATTCTGAAGGTTCGTCCATGTCAAATACCGCCTGGGGCGAGAGGTGATATTCTGACTGAAGTGCTCTCCCTCAAAACCATCTTTTAATGTCCACTTCccacctctcaatctcacgACACACCGACCGTTCGATCATATAGGAGACAGAACGTCTTATGGCAGATTCACCACCTGGTATATCAGCAGCACCCAAGGATGATAATTTGAGACATTTCGATGTGACTGTTGCTGGACCGGAGTCATCGCCttatgaaggtgagtatactTAATTCAGCTGTCCTGTGCATGTCTTCGGTTCGGCTTGTTCATCAACGATTTCGttttcttccctctcaactTTCTATTTATCTCCCTTTATCGTCATATAGGAGGTATATTCAAGCTTGAGCTGTTCTTACCTGAAGAATATCCTATGAACCCGCCAAAAGTGAGATTCTTGACCAAGATCTAGTGAGTCTTTGTACAAGAAGGATTAGCCAAGGTTGGAAGCAATTCAGCTGATAAAGGGCCATGATAATCAAACAGTCACCCAAATATCGGTATGTCCATATACAATCACCATTCCATTCTTGAGCACTAACGAGCCATGCTAATATCATTATATCATTATATCATAATAGACAAACTCGGTAGAATCTGTCTTGATATTCTCAAAGATAAATGGTCCCCAGCTTTACAAATCCGAACTGTCCTGTGAGTGGATTATTCTATAATCAACTGATCAGATTATAATCTTACCCTTCACCGTCCTTCCTTCGCACTCATCATATGTCCTGACGTTTATGCATCGTATGTTTCGTAGCCTCTCTATTCAAGCTCTTCTGGGAGCTCCCAATCCCGATGATCCCCTCGCCAACGATGTAGCGCAGAACTGGAAAGAGAACCAAAGTGCGGCCATCGCCCAAGCTAAAGAATGGACTAGGCAATATGCTAATTAACCTACCTATTGAGTTCACCTATCCAC
This window harbors:
- a CDS encoding ubiquitin-conjugating enzyme E2 N, producing the protein MSALPKRILKETERLMADSPPGISAAPKDDNLRHFDVTVAGPESSPYEGGIFKLELFLPEEYPMNPPKVRFLTKIYHPNIDKLGRICLDILKDKWSPALQIRTVLLSIQALLGAPNPDDPLANDVAQNWKENQSAAIAQAKEWTRQYAN